In a single window of the Anaplasma platys genome:
- a CDS encoding metallopeptidase TldD-related protein: MEGLDIEKVFYAHAEKDKLQALIKDTLCSADGGELFLELCHSESISIEDGIIKSADFNFRKGFGLRAFSDGVVSMVCSSEICYEDICKAAAMVKGAGKGAGHIVNLNSGVERKLYSSASPVSEVPFVDKVEILQNIDAYCRSANPHVVQVKASISTQWQVVQIIGGDGNTIGDVRPLVRLDVYVLVEKGGRKEYGRGGHGGRDSCSKFFLGGQWKKVADEALRQSSVNLEAVAAPAGEIAVVLGPGFPGVLLHEAVGHGLESDFNRKKVSAFSDAMGKRVAAKGITVVDDGTMQGRRGSLNVDDEGTTSGYNVLIEDGVLVSYMHDNMNSKIMGVKSTGNGRRENYRSMVMPRMTNTYMLPGEYSPQEIISSVKRGIYAADFGGGQVDITSGQFVFSASESYMIEDGKIGQPLKGATLVGNGPEILHRVSMVGNDLALDAGTGTCSKNGQSIPVCVGQPTLKIDLITVGGTAMGA; encoded by the coding sequence ATGGAAGGATTAGATATAGAAAAAGTGTTTTACGCGCATGCTGAAAAGGACAAGCTGCAAGCGCTCATAAAAGACACGCTGTGCAGCGCTGATGGCGGGGAATTGTTTCTAGAGTTGTGCCATTCCGAATCTATTAGCATTGAGGATGGTATCATTAAAAGCGCAGACTTCAACTTCCGGAAAGGCTTCGGCCTCCGTGCCTTTTCTGACGGTGTAGTTTCAATGGTGTGTTCGTCGGAAATCTGTTACGAAGATATCTGCAAAGCTGCGGCTATGGTCAAAGGTGCTGGAAAGGGCGCGGGGCATATAGTTAACCTAAATTCTGGCGTTGAACGCAAACTATATAGTTCTGCCAGCCCAGTTAGTGAAGTTCCGTTTGTTGACAAGGTGGAAATCTTGCAAAATATTGATGCCTACTGTCGTAGTGCTAATCCTCATGTTGTCCAGGTAAAGGCATCCATTAGTACCCAGTGGCAAGTTGTGCAAATAATAGGAGGTGATGGCAACACCATTGGTGATGTGCGACCGCTGGTCAGGCTAGATGTGTACGTTTTAGTAGAAAAAGGAGGCAGAAAAGAATACGGCCGTGGTGGCCACGGGGGTAGGGATTCGTGTTCGAAGTTCTTTCTCGGAGGTCAGTGGAAAAAGGTTGCGGATGAGGCTTTGCGGCAATCCAGTGTTAATTTAGAAGCGGTTGCAGCTCCTGCAGGGGAGATTGCAGTAGTTCTCGGTCCGGGTTTTCCTGGTGTCCTCCTCCATGAGGCAGTTGGCCATGGTCTAGAAAGTGACTTCAATCGTAAGAAAGTATCAGCATTTTCGGATGCTATGGGTAAAAGAGTTGCAGCAAAGGGTATAACCGTTGTTGATGATGGCACAATGCAAGGGAGGCGCGGTTCGTTGAATGTTGACGATGAAGGAACTACTTCTGGATACAATGTGCTGATAGAGGATGGTGTTCTTGTTTCGTACATGCATGACAACATGAATTCCAAGATAATGGGGGTGAAGTCCACAGGGAATGGGCGGCGTGAAAACTATAGAAGTATGGTTATGCCGCGGATGACCAATACGTATATGTTGCCTGGAGAATATTCGCCGCAAGAAATTATATCAAGTGTCAAAAGAGGAATATATGCAGCGGACTTCGGAGGAGGACAAGTGGACATAACTTCAGGGCAGTTTGTTTTTTCTGCGTCTGAGAGTTACATGATTGAGGATGGAAAAATTGGGCAGCCGCTCAAGGGAGCAACCTTAGTTGGTAACGGTCCGGAAATATTACATAGGGTTTCTATGGTGGGGAATGACTTGGCCTTGGACGCTGGAACTGGAACCTGCTCAAAAAACGGGCAAAGCATCCCAGTATGTGTGGGGCAGCCCACTCTCAAGATAGACTTGATAACTGTAGGCGGCACGGCTATGGGTGCATAG